The following are encoded in a window of Coleofasciculus sp. FACHB-1120 genomic DNA:
- a CDS encoding Uma2 family endonuclease: MYQTAQELEAQMPDATKLLSDEPEMESSLHYKQLALLVSCLEWFWRDSPKGDSFASRNDFFIGANLTVYFSRQQLRNRDFRGPDFFLVKNTEKKERPSWVVWEEEGKYPDLIIELLSNTTASIDRNLKKELYQNRFRTPEYFWFDPESLELAGFRLVGEQYQAIAPNPQGWLWSEVLDLYLGIEAGKLRYFIPKGSLVLTPEEAAERLAEQLRSLGVEPDTLG; this comes from the coding sequence ATGTACCAAACAGCGCAAGAATTAGAAGCACAAATGCCAGATGCTACAAAACTTTTGAGCGATGAACCAGAAATGGAAAGTTCTTTGCACTACAAGCAACTAGCTTTATTGGTAAGTTGCTTAGAATGGTTTTGGCGCGATTCGCCTAAGGGCGATAGCTTCGCTTCACGCAATGATTTTTTTATTGGCGCTAATCTGACAGTTTATTTTAGTCGCCAGCAATTGCGAAATCGAGACTTTAGAGGACCAGACTTTTTCCTGGTGAAAAACACAGAAAAAAAAGAGCGACCATCTTGGGTAGTGTGGGAGGAAGAAGGCAAATATCCCGATTTAATTATCGAATTATTGTCAAATACGACTGCTAGCATTGACCGAAATCTCAAAAAAGAGTTGTATCAAAACCGCTTTCGCACGCCAGAATACTTTTGGTTCGATCCCGAAAGTTTAGAGTTAGCAGGTTTCCGGTTGGTAGGAGAACAATATCAAGCGATCGCGCCCAACCCTCAAGGCTGGCTGTGGAGTGAGGTTCTAGATTTGTATTTGGGTATAGAAGCCGGAAAATTGCGCTACTTTATCCCAAAAGGTTCTCTAGTTCTTACCCCAGAAGAGGCAGCAGAAAGACTGGCAGAACAACTGCGATCGCTTGGTGTCGAGCCGGATACTTTAGGTTAG